One genomic window of Punica granatum isolate Tunisia-2019 chromosome 1, ASM765513v2, whole genome shotgun sequence includes the following:
- the LOC116200578 gene encoding DUF21 domain-containing protein At1g47330 isoform X1 — translation MGSDADVACCGTKFWLYLVVIIGLVSFAGLMAGLTLGLMSLGLVDLEVLMKSAPPKERLYASKIFPVVKNQHLLLCTLLVGNSMAMEALPIFLDKLVPPWAAILISVTLILTFGEILPQAVCTRYGLKVGAMMAPLVHVLLLLFFPITYPISKVLDWMLGKGHAVLLRRAELKTFVDFHGNEAGKGGDLTHDETTIIGGALELTKKTAKDAMTPISKAFSLDLDSPLTLDSLNAIITMGHSRIPVYSGIPENIIGLILVKNLLTVDPEAAIPLRRMMIRKIPRVSEDMPLYDILNEFQKGHSHIAVVYKDLNANKESSLESDGKRPKIKDCFKKPRETNKVNKGVSPASAVKDKESDMKEAGLAIAEADGGQVTRKSPPSTPAFKKRHRGCSFCILDIENGPIPEFSPNEKVVGVITMEDVIEELLQEEILDETDEYVNIHNRIKVNMHASQDRGGPNSNILQIPSDDSSGTSTPTTASPVTASFSLRNVVGSTSTLSVTSNSAANSPAGHPGVS, via the exons ATGGGTTCGGACGCTGACGTGGCATGCTGCGGCACGAAGTTCTGGCTGTACTTGGTGGTGATAATCGGACTGGTGAGCTTCGCGGGGCTAATGGCGGGCTTGACACTGGGTCTCATGTCCCTTGGACTCGTCGATCTCGAGGTCCTCATGAAGTCAGCCCCCCCCAAGGAACGCCTCTATGCCT CCAAAATATTTCCAGTGGTGAAGAATCAGCATCTCCTGCTCTGCACGCTTCTGGTTGGAAACTCCATGGCCATGGAG GCTCTGCCTATATTCCTGGATAAGCTGGTGCCGCCATGGGCTGCCATTTTGATATCTGTCACCCTAATCCTCACGTTCGGAGAG ATATTGCCACAAGCAGTCTGTACACGTTATGGCTTGAAAGTCGGAGCAATGATGGCACCGCTTGTTCATGTTCTTCTTTTGCTGTTCTTTCCTATAACTTATCCAATTAGTAAG GTTTTGGATTGGATGTTGGGCAAGGGTCACGCTGTCCTTCTGAGGAGAGCAGAGTTGAAGACCTTTGTTGATTTTCATGGGAATGAG GCTGGGAAGGGTGGGGACTTAACTCATGATGAGACTACAATCATTGGTGGAGCACTTGAACTGACAAAGAAGACTGCAAAGGATGCGATGACTCCGATCTCGAAGGCATTTTCTCTTGATCTGGATTCACCTCTTACTTT GGACAGTCTGAATGCGATTATAACCATGGGACACAGTAGAATTCCAGTTTATTCCGGAATCCCAGAAAACATAATTGGGCTTATTCTG GTAAAGAATCTCTTGACCGTTGATCCAGAAGCTGCGATTCCTCTCAGGAGAATGATGATCAGAAAAATTCCTAG GGTTTCAGAAGACATGCCTTTATATGATATCCTTAATGAATTCCAAAAGGGTCACAGTCACATCGCTGTTGTATATAAGGATTTGAATGCAAATAAAGAATCCTCTCTGGAAAGCGACGGTAAAAGGCCCAAGATTAAGGACTGCTTCAAGAAACCAAGGGAAACAAATAAAG TTAACAAGGGAGTTAGCCCTGCTTCTGCTGTAAAAGACAAGGAATCGGATATGAAGGAAGCAGGGTTGGCCATTGCTGAGGCAGATGGAGGTCAAGTAACAAGAAAGAGTCCCCCCTCCACTCCTGCATTTAAGAAACGGCACAGAGGTTGTTCTTTCTGCATATTGGATATCGAGAATGGTCCGATTCCAGAGTTCTCACCCAATGAAAAGGTGGTTGGTGTAATTACCATGGAAGATGTCATCGAAGAGCTTCTTCAG GAGGAGATATTGGACGAAACTGATGAATATGTTAATATCCATAACAG GATTAAGGTGAACATGCACGCCTCCCAAGATAGGGGTGGtccaaattcaaatatattacAGATCCCATCCGATGACTCCTCAGGCACGAGCACCCCAACTACTGCATCCCCAGTGACTGCGAGCTTCAGTCTGAGGAATGTTGTTGGGTCCACCTCGACCTTGTCAGTGACAAGCAACTCTGCGGCCAATTCTCCGGCCGGGCACCCTGGAGTGTCATAA
- the LOC116200578 gene encoding DUF21 domain-containing protein At1g47330 isoform X2, with product MLRHEVLAVLGGDNRTGELRGANGGLDTGSHVPWTRRSRGPHEVSPPQGTPLCLQNISSGEESASPALHASGWKLHGHGVQALPIFLDKLVPPWAAILISVTLILTFGEILPQAVCTRYGLKVGAMMAPLVHVLLLLFFPITYPISKVLDWMLGKGHAVLLRRAELKTFVDFHGNEAGKGGDLTHDETTIIGGALELTKKTAKDAMTPISKAFSLDLDSPLTLDSLNAIITMGHSRIPVYSGIPENIIGLILVKNLLTVDPEAAIPLRRMMIRKIPRVSEDMPLYDILNEFQKGHSHIAVVYKDLNANKESSLESDGKRPKIKDCFKKPRETNKVNKGVSPASAVKDKESDMKEAGLAIAEADGGQVTRKSPPSTPAFKKRHRGCSFCILDIENGPIPEFSPNEKVVGVITMEDVIEELLQEEILDETDEYVNIHNRIKVNMHASQDRGGPNSNILQIPSDDSSGTSTPTTASPVTASFSLRNVVGSTSTLSVTSNSAANSPAGHPGVS from the exons ATGCTGCGGCACGAAGTTCTGGCTGTACTTGGTGGTGATAATCGGACTGGTGAGCTTCGCGGGGCTAATGGCGGGCTTGACACTGGGTCTCATGTCCCTTGGACTCGTCGATCTCGAGGTCCTCATGAAGTCAGCCCCCCCCAAGGAACGCCTCTATGCCT CCAAAATATTTCCAGTGGTGAAGAATCAGCATCTCCTGCTCTGCACGCTTCTGGTTGGAAACTCCATGGCCATGGAG TGCAGGCTCTGCCTATATTCCTGGATAAGCTGGTGCCGCCATGGGCTGCCATTTTGATATCTGTCACCCTAATCCTCACGTTCGGAGAG ATATTGCCACAAGCAGTCTGTACACGTTATGGCTTGAAAGTCGGAGCAATGATGGCACCGCTTGTTCATGTTCTTCTTTTGCTGTTCTTTCCTATAACTTATCCAATTAGTAAG GTTTTGGATTGGATGTTGGGCAAGGGTCACGCTGTCCTTCTGAGGAGAGCAGAGTTGAAGACCTTTGTTGATTTTCATGGGAATGAG GCTGGGAAGGGTGGGGACTTAACTCATGATGAGACTACAATCATTGGTGGAGCACTTGAACTGACAAAGAAGACTGCAAAGGATGCGATGACTCCGATCTCGAAGGCATTTTCTCTTGATCTGGATTCACCTCTTACTTT GGACAGTCTGAATGCGATTATAACCATGGGACACAGTAGAATTCCAGTTTATTCCGGAATCCCAGAAAACATAATTGGGCTTATTCTG GTAAAGAATCTCTTGACCGTTGATCCAGAAGCTGCGATTCCTCTCAGGAGAATGATGATCAGAAAAATTCCTAG GGTTTCAGAAGACATGCCTTTATATGATATCCTTAATGAATTCCAAAAGGGTCACAGTCACATCGCTGTTGTATATAAGGATTTGAATGCAAATAAAGAATCCTCTCTGGAAAGCGACGGTAAAAGGCCCAAGATTAAGGACTGCTTCAAGAAACCAAGGGAAACAAATAAAG TTAACAAGGGAGTTAGCCCTGCTTCTGCTGTAAAAGACAAGGAATCGGATATGAAGGAAGCAGGGTTGGCCATTGCTGAGGCAGATGGAGGTCAAGTAACAAGAAAGAGTCCCCCCTCCACTCCTGCATTTAAGAAACGGCACAGAGGTTGTTCTTTCTGCATATTGGATATCGAGAATGGTCCGATTCCAGAGTTCTCACCCAATGAAAAGGTGGTTGGTGTAATTACCATGGAAGATGTCATCGAAGAGCTTCTTCAG GAGGAGATATTGGACGAAACTGATGAATATGTTAATATCCATAACAG GATTAAGGTGAACATGCACGCCTCCCAAGATAGGGGTGGtccaaattcaaatatattacAGATCCCATCCGATGACTCCTCAGGCACGAGCACCCCAACTACTGCATCCCCAGTGACTGCGAGCTTCAGTCTGAGGAATGTTGTTGGGTCCACCTCGACCTTGTCAGTGACAAGCAACTCTGCGGCCAATTCTCCGGCCGGGCACCCTGGAGTGTCATAA
- the LOC116200567 gene encoding S-adenosyl-L-methionine-dependent tRNA 4-demethylwyosine synthase, which yields MYPSSLSARFTFLALLSASTLYFLYKSRRLKTLNLLLSQKPKPSRGKLLYVSQTGTSKTLASRLGSLLASCGLHLDLLDVRNYEPEDLSKETLVLVIASTWEEGKPPENAVFFTNWLAESAADFRVGSLLLSQCQFAVFGVGSSAYGATFNAVAKDFSRKFKALGARELIPVTLGDIDRGELDGVFEIWSKRVVEKLKGSGNLSENGGFLNGGVIDSDAESSADGFDSDEEDGENNGGAEQVVDLEDIAGKWSSRKSGSVVAESNGQVNGKRDMVTPVIRASLEKQGYKIIGSHSGVKICRWTKSQLRGRGGCYKHSFYGIESHRCMETTPSLACANKCVFCWRHHTNPVGKSWQWRMDDPLEIVDTAIELHTKMIKQMKGVPGVTQERLSEGLSPRHCALSLVGEPIMYPEINALVDELHRRSISTFLVTNAQFPEKIKLLNPVTQLYVSVDAATKESLKAIDRPLFGDFWERFIDSLQSLKEKQQRTVYRLTLVKGWNTEDIDAYYSLFSIGKPDFVEIKGVTYCGSSATSKLTMENVPWHADVKAFSEALALKSEGEYEVACEHIHSCCVLLAKADKFKVNGQWHTWIDYEKFHDLVASGETFDSKDYMAVTPAWAVYGAEEGGFDPDQSRYRKERHHRSNR from the exons ATGTACCCGTCGTCGCTCTCAGCTCGCTTCACTTTCCTCGCCCTGCTCTCCGCCTCAACCCTGTACTTCCTCTATAAGTCCCGCCGCCTCAAAACCCTAAACCTCCTCCTCTCCCAGAAGCCGAAGCCTAGCCGTGGGAAGCTCCTCTACGTCTCCCAGACCGGCACCTCCAAGACCCTTGCCAGCCGCCTCGGTTCCCTCCTTGCCTCCTGCGGCCTCCATTTGGACCTTCTTGACGTCAGGAACTACGAGCCCGAGGACCTCTCGAAGGAAACTCTAGTACTGGTCATCGCCTCCACTTGGGAGGAAGGAAAGCCTCCTGAGAATGCTGTTTTTTTCACCAACTGGCTCGCGGAGAGCGCAGCCGACTTCAGGGTCGGGTCTCTGCTTCTCTCGCAGTGCCAATTCGCAGTTTTTGGCGTTGGGAGCAGCGCGTATGGTGCCACGTTCAATGCGGTGGCCAAGGATTTCTCGAGGAAATTTAAGGCTCTGGGTGCAAGGGAGTTGATCCCCGTAACACTAGGGGACATTGACAGGGGTGAATTGGATGGCGTGTTCGAGATTTGGAGCAAGAGGGTGGTCGAGAAACTGAAGGGCAGTGGTAACTTGTCCGAAAATGGTGGGTTTTTGAACGGTGGGGTTATTGACAGCGATGCGGAGAGCAGCGCTGATGGTTTTGACAGTGACGAGGAAGATGGCGAGAACAATGGCGGGGCGGAGCAGGTTGTTGATCTCGAAGATATTGCGGGTAAATGGTCTTCAAGGAAATCGGGTTCGGTGGTTGCTGAAAGCAATGGGCAGGTAAATGGGAAGAGAGATATGGTTACTCCAGTCATTAGGGCCAGCTTGGAGAAGCAG GGATATAAAATTATTGGTTCACACAGCGGTGTTAAGATCTGTCGATGGACCAAATCACAGCTCAGAGGCAGAGGAGGTTGCTATAAGCATTCGTTTTACGGCATTGAGAGTCACCG GTGCATGGAGACCACGCCTAGTTTAGCGTGTGCCAACAAGTGTGTTTTCTGCTGGAGGCATCACACAAATCCTGTTGGAAAGAGCTGGCAGTGGAGAATGGATGATCCTTTGGAAATTGTAGATACAGCCATAGAACTTCACACAAAAATGATTAAACAAATGAAAGGAGTCCCTG GTGTCACGCAAGAACGATTATCAGAAGGTCTGTCCCCAAGGCATTGTGCTCTGTCCCTAGTTGGCGAACCTATAATGTATCCTGAGATTAACGCTCTAGTGGATGAGCTGCACCGAAGAAGCATTTCCACTTTTCTCGTGACGAATGCTCAGTTTCCTGAAAAGATCAAACTGCTGAATCCTGTAACCCAG TTATATGTGAGTGTGGATGCTGCAACGAAAGAAAGTTTGAAGGCAATCGACCGGCCACTGTTTGGGGACTTCTGGGAGCGGTTTATT GACTCCTTGCAATCGCTGAAGGAGAAACAGCAGCGAACTGTTTATCGGTTGACACTGGTCAAAGGGTGGAACACGGAAGACATCGATGCATACTACAGCCTCTTCAGTATTGGAAAGCCTGATTTTGTTGAAATCAAAGGCGTGACCTACTGTGGATC GTCTGCTACGTCTAAGTTGACTATGGAGAATGTTCCATGGCATGCTGATGTCAAAGCTTTCTCCGAGGCTTTGGCTTTGAAAAGCGAGGGCGAATACGAGGTTGCCTGTGAGCACATACACTCTTGCTGTGTCCTTTTGGCGAAAGCCGATAAATTCAAAGTCAACGGCCAATGGCACACGTGGATTGACTACGAGAAATTCCATGACCTG GTGGCTTCAGGAGAGACATTCGACAGCAAGGATTACATGGCCGTTACACCTGCATGGGCCGTTTACGGGGCCGAAGAAGGTGGGTTCGACCCTGATCAGTCCCGCTATAGAAAGGAGCGGCATCATAGATCAAACCGATAA